From one Heptranchias perlo isolate sHepPer1 chromosome X, sHepPer1.hap1, whole genome shotgun sequence genomic stretch:
- the spryd4 gene encoding SPRY domain-containing protein 4, with amino-acid sequence MAAVRRVLRGAVAGGVLLGKRLPSGLDIHRRYLNFKLDEKTAHSCLDLFKKETGVIYRRIGVDPSKVPRNPERFREWSVVLADTTLSAGRHYWEVTVKRSQEFRIGVAEINISREECIGANDCSWVYAYLQRKWYSMTSNEMVPVDFFGKPDRVGFLLDCEGRKLSLVDVEKAAVVSTITAEFRMPLVPAFALWDGELLTHPGMDIQGI; translated from the exons ATGGCGGCGGTGAGGCGAGTGTTGAGAGGAGCTGTAGCAGGgggagtgctgttggggaagcgGCTCCCGAGTGGCCTGGACATTCACAGGCGGT ATTTAAATTTCAAACTGGATGAGAAGACAGCCCACAGTTGCCTGGACCTTTTCAAGAAAGAGACAGGAGTCATCTACCGCAGGATAGGTGTTGACCCAAGCAAAGTGCCAAGAAACCCTGAGCGCTTCAGAGAGTGGTCAGTGGTCTTGGCTGACACGACTCTGTCAGCTGGGAGGCATTACTGGGAGGTGACAGTGAAGCGGTCACAGGAGTTCCGAATTGGTGTGGCGGAAATTAATATATCACGAGAAGAATGTATTGGTGCCAACGACTGCTCCTGGGTGTACGCCTATCTCCAGAGGAAGTGGTACTCCATGACCTCCAATGAGATGGTACCAGTCGACTTTTTTGGAAAGCCCGATCGAGTGGGCTTTCTCCTGGACTGTGAAGGCAGGAAACTCAGTTTAGTAGACGTTGAGAAAGCTGCTGTCGTCAGCACGATAACGGCCGAGTTCAGAATGCCACTCGTTCCAGCCTTTGCGTTGTGGGATGGAGAACTCTTAACACATCCAGGCATGGACATACAAGGCATCTGA